Genomic segment of Dissulfurirhabdus thermomarina:
ATAAATTTCTCAATCCTGGGCCAGACAAGGTATTAGTCAATAAACCGGATGAGCCATATTATTATCAGTGGGATCCTTGGGTTAGCAGCCCGACCTATGATGATTACCCAAATACAAAGTATGAAAACCTTTATTATTGGGAGCAAGGAGAATAGTTGATGAATTTAATAAAGGCGATAGTCATTTCCCCAGGCGAACTCTTTAAAAATTCGAAGGAAAAAAAGAGAGACATTGTATTGCTATTTGTCATTAGCTTTGCTGTTGTTTTTCTGAAAAGTTTTTTTAAAGGGCGATATGCAACAAATTTTAATTTTTTTGAGAATCAATCCCTCAACGAGGTGTTCTCCTTTTTGGCCATTCCTCAAGTCACTGTCGTCACAACATATATTTCATTTTTTATTTTTGTTTCCTTGCTGTTTTTGATTGTAAAAATTTTTTCAAAAGAGGCTTCATTTAAGACACTTTTATTTTCGTTGATGTCAATAAGCGGTATAGGTGTTATTGCACACCTCATTGCAACTCCTATGATGTTTTTCGCAGAGTCATTCATCATGTCCATAGGTTATGTTTTTTACCTTTGGGTTGTCGTCCTGTCTGTTTTGGCGATTAAAAATAGCCAAAGTCTACCGCTTGTAAAAGCTGTAACTAGTTTTTTGATTGTAGCTCTGCCATTTTTGTTATTTGGATGGTTGCCGGTCATTTCCCCTTATCTTATTTACCTAGCGGTTTAGATTACTCGGGGAGCCCTTGAGGGCGGACGGGATGGCCGGGCGGGTGCTGTAATCAGATAGTGGTTGGCACCCCGCAAGGGTAGTAAAAACCGGGACAGATCTATTTTTAATTCCGGGGACATCATCCCTATTT
This window contains:
- a CDS encoding YIP1 family protein, which encodes MNLIKAIVISPGELFKNSKEKKRDIVLLFVISFAVVFLKSFFKGRYATNFNFFENQSLNEVFSFLAIPQVTVVTTYISFFIFVSLLFLIVKIFSKEASFKTLLFSLMSISGIGVIAHLIATPMMFFAESFIMSIGYVFYLWVVVLSVLAIKNSQSLPLVKAVTSFLIVALPFLLFGWLPVISPYLIYLAV